The following proteins are co-located in the Legionella busanensis genome:
- a CDS encoding ABC transporter permease yields MTIKQQFIGLYTIVRREVVRMFRISSQVFLPPVITTALYFLIFGSLIGKRIGPIEGIDYVTFIAPGLVMMSIIANAYSNVSTSLFSLRFQKSIEEILVSPIHDSLLLLGYVLGGIIRGFLVALLVILVASFFVTMRINNIPLTLLVILLVSALFSLAGFTNAMIARNFDDVMIIPTFVLTPLTYLGGVFYSTKMLSPIWEKFSHFNPILYKVNALRHAMIGYDEVDINLSMSIICSMIIALTFLNLFLLKKGVGLRD; encoded by the coding sequence ATGACCATTAAGCAACAATTCATTGGCCTATATACTATTGTTAGACGTGAAGTCGTTCGTATGTTTCGCATATCAAGCCAAGTATTTTTACCACCTGTTATCACTACAGCACTTTATTTTTTAATATTTGGCAGTTTAATTGGCAAACGCATTGGCCCTATTGAAGGCATAGATTATGTTACTTTTATTGCTCCAGGCTTAGTGATGATGTCCATTATTGCTAATGCCTATAGTAATGTTTCAACCTCTTTATTTAGTTTACGTTTTCAAAAAAGTATTGAAGAAATTCTTGTAAGCCCCATCCACGATAGTTTGCTTCTACTTGGTTATGTATTAGGTGGCATTATTCGTGGCTTCCTGGTCGCCTTATTAGTCATTCTAGTAGCAAGCTTTTTTGTAACTATGCGCATTAATAACATACCGCTAACACTACTAGTTATTCTACTTGTATCAGCGCTTTTTTCGCTAGCTGGCTTTACTAATGCAATGATCGCTCGCAATTTTGATGATGTTATGATTATTCCCACCTTTGTCTTAACACCATTGACCTATCTTGGTGGCGTATTTTACTCAACAAAAATGCTATCTCCCATATGGGAAAAATTTTCACATTTTAATCCCATTTTATACAAGGTTAATGCATTACGGCATGCAATGATTGGCTACGATGAAGTAGATATTAATCTTTCAATGAGTATTATTTGTTCCATGATTATTGCATTAACTTTTCTTAATTTATTTCTGTTGAAGAAAGGTGTTGGTTTACGAGATTAA
- a CDS encoding ABC transporter ATP-binding protein, protein MYDLEIKELRKVYKSGVQALKGINLVVKSGDFFALLGANGAGKSTTIGVITTLLTKTSGKVNICGYDLDKNPAQAKSCLGLVPQEFNLNIFETCEQILINEAGFYGITRTEAKPRVNELLEQLGLWEKRQTIARHLSGGMKRRLMIARALIHKPKVLILDEPTAGVDIEIRRSMWDFFIKTNNKGTTIILTTHYLEEAEQLCKSIAIIDKGEIVKNTSMKKLLTSLHHQTLIFTTQAPIEVLPHLPPFEPELIDTHTFELRIDNSVSLNDVFEQLSRQGIKIHSLRNKTNRLEELFLDVINNDH, encoded by the coding sequence ATGTATGATCTTGAAATTAAAGAATTGCGAAAAGTTTATAAAAGCGGTGTTCAGGCATTAAAAGGAATTAATTTAGTAGTAAAATCAGGTGATTTTTTCGCTCTCTTAGGTGCTAATGGCGCAGGTAAATCAACAACTATTGGTGTCATTACGACACTTCTTACTAAAACATCCGGCAAGGTTAATATTTGCGGCTATGATCTAGATAAAAACCCAGCGCAGGCCAAATCTTGTTTAGGTTTAGTTCCTCAAGAGTTTAACTTAAATATTTTTGAAACATGTGAACAAATTCTAATTAATGAAGCAGGATTCTATGGCATTACCCGTACGGAAGCAAAACCACGCGTGAATGAATTACTTGAGCAGCTAGGTCTATGGGAGAAAAGGCAAACAATTGCTCGTCACTTATCGGGAGGGATGAAACGCCGTCTTATGATAGCGCGAGCACTTATTCATAAACCCAAAGTTTTAATCCTTGATGAGCCAACAGCTGGGGTAGATATAGAAATTAGACGTAGCATGTGGGACTTTTTTATTAAAACAAATAACAAAGGAACAACTATTATCTTAACCACTCACTATTTAGAAGAGGCAGAGCAACTTTGTAAAAGTATTGCAATTATTGATAAAGGTGAAATTGTTAAAAATACATCTATGAAGAAATTGTTAACCAGTTTACATCATCAAACCTTAATATTTACAACCCAGGCACCAATTGAAGTATTACCCCATCTTCCTCCTTTTGAGCCAGAGTTAATTGATACTCACACCTTTGAACTACGCATAGATAATAGTGTAAGCTTAAATGATGTTTTTGAGCAGCTAAGTAGGCAAGGCATAAAAATTCATAGTTTGAGAAATAAAACTAATCGTTTAGAAGAGCTTTTCCTGGATGTAATTAATAATGACCATTAA
- a CDS encoding 2OG-Fe(II) oxygenase produces MIDVNLLVNELCDQRFYIWDHFLDNEEAHLLRNEALQIIRQREFQAAKIGNLTNTSHNDAIRTDKIHWLDASSPHIQPFWQMITQIKTTLNETLYLGLCEFEVHFAFYEAGTFYRKHIDQFQNKKSRKVSFIYYLNPYWQANFGGQLVLYDEQNKLITSVAPTWNRLICFLSHLPHEVLTTTADRLSITGWLKTKEELVI; encoded by the coding sequence ATGATTGATGTTAACCTCTTGGTAAATGAACTTTGCGATCAGAGATTTTATATATGGGACCACTTTTTAGATAATGAGGAAGCTCATTTATTAAGAAATGAAGCGTTACAAATCATAAGGCAAAGGGAATTTCAAGCAGCTAAAATAGGTAATCTAACTAATACCAGTCATAATGATGCAATTCGAACAGATAAAATCCATTGGCTAGACGCAAGTTCACCTCATATTCAGCCCTTTTGGCAAATGATAACTCAAATTAAAACAACCTTAAATGAAACCCTTTATTTAGGGCTATGTGAGTTTGAAGTTCATTTTGCTTTTTACGAGGCGGGAACTTTTTATCGCAAGCACATTGATCAATTCCAAAATAAAAAAAGCAGGAAAGTCTCCTTCATTTATTATCTAAACCCTTATTGGCAAGCTAATTTCGGTGGCCAATTAGTTCTTTATGATGAGCAAAATAAATTGATTACTTCAGTTGCCCCAACTTGGAATCGCTTGATCTGCTTTTTAAGCCATCTACCTCATGAGGTGCTTACAACCACAGCGGATAGACTGAGCATTACTGGCTGGCTAAAAACGAAAGAAGAACTAGTGATATAG
- a CDS encoding methylated-DNA--[protein]-cysteine S-methyltransferase gives MLIITSFETPVGWLQLEFDEHYIYQAIFTNQPTISSAVNKLSSLIVSELSSYFHNCQHRFQLPLKPQGTTYQQRVWNTLLVIPVGRTITYGELAKMLQTSPRAIGQACKTNPLTLFIPCHRVVGKTTHGGYMGDLKAITYKLGLLKHECPNFNLINSVD, from the coding sequence ATGCTCATTATTACTTCGTTTGAAACCCCTGTAGGCTGGCTTCAATTGGAGTTTGATGAGCATTATATCTATCAAGCTATTTTTACTAATCAACCTACTATAAGCTCAGCTGTTAATAAACTGTCTTCATTAATTGTATCTGAGCTTAGTTCTTATTTTCATAATTGCCAGCACCGCTTTCAGTTACCTTTAAAACCGCAAGGAACAACCTATCAACAACGTGTATGGAATACACTTCTAGTTATTCCTGTAGGTCGGACAATCACTTATGGTGAATTAGCTAAAATGCTGCAAACAAGCCCGCGCGCGATAGGGCAGGCGTGTAAAACTAATCCTTTAACCTTGTTTATTCCTTGTCATCGTGTTGTAGGAAAAACGACCCATGGTGGATATATGGGCGATCTTAAAGCAATTACTTATAAATTAGGCTTATTAAAACATGAATGCCCTAATTTTAATTTAATTAATTCCGTAGATTAA
- the rplS gene encoding 50S ribosomal protein L19 → MTNIIDQLNAEQMQGKNIPDFSPGDTVLVQVRVKEGSRERLQAFEGVVIAKRNRGLNSAFTVRKISHNVGVERVFQTYSPVVDSIIVKRRGDVRRAKLYYLRDLAGRAARIKEKLATKKDS, encoded by the coding sequence ATGACTAATATTATTGACCAACTGAATGCTGAGCAAATGCAAGGTAAAAATATTCCGGACTTTAGTCCCGGTGATACTGTTTTAGTTCAGGTAAGAGTGAAAGAAGGTTCACGTGAGCGTTTACAAGCATTTGAAGGCGTTGTCATAGCTAAGCGTAATCGTGGTTTAAATTCTGCTTTTACTGTCAGAAAAATTTCTCATAATGTTGGTGTTGAGCGAGTTTTCCAAACTTATAGCCCTGTCGTTGATAGCATTATAGTTAAACGCCGCGGTGACGTACGTCGTGCTAAATTGTATTATTTACGTGACTTAGCTGGTCGTGCAGCTCGTATTAAAGAAAAATTAGCTACTAAAAAAGATAGTTAA
- the trmD gene encoding tRNA (guanosine(37)-N1)-methyltransferase TrmD has protein sequence MVDTLHLGIITLMPEIFAGLDYGIPGRTITQGLAKIECFNPRDWSFRPYRQVDDKPYGGGPGMVMMYEPLNAAILHAKAKMPAACKTIYLSPQGKKICQSELNDVAQYKTPLLFIAGRYEGIDERIIQRHVDEEWSIGDFVLSGGELAAMVFIDAILRLLPGSLGHPGSAEQDSFMNGLLDYPHYTRPATVDGMNVPAVLLSGNHYEIERWRRKQALGKTWLKRPELLDSIELSNLDKQLLVEFKSEHGDSY, from the coding sequence ATGGTTGACACATTGCATCTAGGCATCATTACTTTAATGCCCGAAATATTTGCAGGACTAGACTATGGAATACCAGGAAGAACAATAACGCAAGGGTTAGCGAAGATTGAGTGCTTCAATCCTCGTGATTGGTCTTTTAGACCTTATCGTCAAGTAGATGATAAACCTTATGGTGGTGGTCCTGGCATGGTGATGATGTATGAGCCTTTAAATGCTGCAATCTTGCATGCAAAGGCAAAAATGCCAGCGGCATGTAAAACCATTTATTTAAGTCCGCAAGGTAAAAAAATCTGTCAATCTGAGTTAAACGATGTTGCTCAATACAAAACGCCGCTCCTATTTATTGCAGGGCGGTATGAAGGAATAGATGAACGGATCATTCAGCGTCATGTTGATGAAGAATGGTCAATTGGTGATTTTGTTTTAAGCGGTGGCGAGTTAGCTGCCATGGTTTTTATTGATGCTATCTTGCGTCTACTTCCAGGAAGCCTTGGCCATCCGGGATCAGCTGAACAAGATTCATTTATGAATGGGTTACTTGATTATCCTCATTATACAAGACCTGCTACGGTAGATGGAATGAATGTTCCTGCAGTCTTACTTAGTGGAAATCATTATGAAATTGAACGTTGGCGCAGAAAACAAGCGCTAGGAAAAACTTGGCTAAAACGGCCAGAATTATTAGATTCGATTGAATTGAGTAATCTAGACAAGCAGCTACTTGTCGAGTTTAAAAGCGAACACGGCGATTCCTATTAG
- the rimM gene encoding ribosome maturation factor RimM (Essential for efficient processing of 16S rRNA), which yields MNKVADEWVIVGRFGRVHGIKGYISINSYTEPHTNILNYQGWHTYINKVWQPIKLLDTEVTTKNLLVKVEGFSERELAMNLTNCDIRVHKEQLPKLESGEFYWHELVGLEVINQQGSRFGTVVGILPTGSNDVLVVQGNENKQYLIPYLLGRFIVDVNLKEQCIVADWDIDF from the coding sequence CTGAATAAAGTGGCTGATGAATGGGTTATTGTAGGACGCTTTGGTAGGGTTCATGGAATTAAGGGTTATATTTCAATTAATTCTTATACTGAGCCCCATACTAATATCCTTAATTATCAAGGATGGCATACTTATATTAATAAAGTATGGCAGCCTATAAAGCTATTAGATACTGAAGTTACCACTAAAAACCTTTTAGTTAAAGTAGAGGGATTTAGTGAACGTGAATTAGCAATGAACTTAACAAACTGTGACATTAGAGTTCATAAAGAGCAACTGCCAAAACTTGAGTCAGGGGAATTCTACTGGCATGAACTTGTAGGGCTAGAAGTTATTAACCAGCAAGGTAGCCGTTTTGGCACAGTTGTCGGTATATTACCTACAGGCTCTAATGATGTTTTGGTAGTACAAGGAAATGAAAATAAGCAATATTTAATTCCTTACCTACTTGGCCGGTTTATAGTAGATGTTAATCTCAAAGAGCAGTGTATTGTAGCTGATTGGGATATTGATTTTTAG
- the rpsP gene encoding 30S ribosomal protein S16 translates to MVVIRLSRAGAKKRPFYHMVVTDSRKRRDGNYIERVGYFNPVARGQEVRLHLDMEKVTQWQSQGAQLSDRVRALIKEYKKTGTTE, encoded by the coding sequence ATGGTCGTTATACGTTTATCAAGAGCAGGTGCAAAAAAGCGCCCTTTTTATCACATGGTTGTTACAGATAGCCGTAAACGTAGGGATGGAAACTACATTGAGCGCGTAGGTTACTTTAACCCCGTAGCACGTGGTCAAGAAGTTCGCTTACATCTAGATATGGAAAAAGTGACCCAATGGCAGAGCCAAGGTGCGCAGTTATCTGATCGAGTTCGCGCTTTAATTAAAGAATATAAAAAGACTGGCACTACTGAATAA
- the ffh gene encoding signal recognition particle protein translates to MFENLTERLTRTFKSLSGQSRFTDENTQQALREIRLSLLEADVALPVVKQFIEQVRGKVLGQEVDLNLKPEQALVKIVNDELVHFLGDERVDLNFKTQPPAVFLMAGLQGSGKTTSAAKLAKYLKEQADKKVMLVSLDVYRPAAIEQLELLANQLNVPFHPAATHENPVNIAKQALDNAKKQYMDVLIVDTAGRLHIDADMMDEIKSIHQAVTPIETLFVVDSMTGQDAATTAKAFHEALSLTGVILTKTDGDARGGAALSVKSITGQPIKFLGSGEKIDALEPFHPDRIASRILGMGDILTLIEEVERKADKKASEKLAKKIKKGKGFDLEDFREQLLQMNNMGGITGMMSKLPGIGQLPQQAINQVNDKAMKQTIAIINSMTPKERRIPKIIVGSRKKRIALGSGTQIQDVNRLLKQYEQMQKMMKKFTKPGGLKQMMRGIKGFPGLKGMLPDEFK, encoded by the coding sequence ATGTTTGAAAATTTAACCGAGCGACTGACGCGTACTTTTAAATCACTTAGTGGCCAAAGTCGTTTTACTGATGAAAATACTCAACAAGCGTTACGTGAAATACGTTTATCATTACTTGAGGCTGACGTTGCTTTACCTGTCGTAAAACAATTTATTGAACAAGTAAGAGGCAAAGTACTTGGTCAAGAAGTTGATCTTAACTTAAAGCCGGAACAAGCGTTAGTTAAGATAGTTAATGATGAATTAGTTCATTTTTTAGGCGATGAGCGCGTTGATCTTAATTTTAAAACCCAACCACCAGCTGTGTTTCTTATGGCCGGCTTACAAGGTTCTGGTAAAACGACTAGTGCCGCTAAGTTAGCCAAATATTTAAAAGAACAAGCTGATAAAAAAGTGATGCTAGTAAGTTTAGACGTTTATCGTCCAGCAGCTATTGAGCAATTAGAATTGCTAGCAAATCAACTTAATGTACCTTTTCATCCTGCAGCTACCCATGAAAATCCTGTAAATATCGCTAAACAAGCCTTAGATAATGCTAAAAAGCAATATATGGACGTGCTTATTGTAGATACGGCAGGCCGGCTACATATTGACGCTGACATGATGGATGAAATTAAATCTATACATCAAGCCGTTACACCGATTGAAACCTTATTTGTAGTTGATAGCATGACAGGTCAAGATGCAGCAACGACAGCCAAAGCATTTCATGAGGCCCTATCTTTAACAGGTGTTATTCTAACAAAAACAGACGGTGATGCGCGTGGCGGTGCTGCCTTATCTGTCAAATCAATCACTGGACAGCCTATTAAATTCTTAGGTAGTGGTGAGAAAATAGATGCGTTGGAACCCTTTCATCCTGATCGTATTGCCTCTCGTATTCTTGGCATGGGTGATATTTTAACTTTAATTGAGGAAGTTGAACGTAAAGCTGATAAAAAAGCGAGCGAAAAATTAGCTAAGAAAATCAAAAAAGGAAAAGGATTTGACTTAGAAGATTTTAGAGAGCAGCTCCTACAAATGAATAATATGGGCGGTATAACTGGGATGATGAGTAAATTACCTGGTATTGGCCAACTCCCGCAACAAGCAATTAATCAAGTTAATGATAAGGCAATGAAGCAAACCATTGCGATTATTAATTCTATGACACCTAAGGAGCGTCGCATACCAAAAATTATTGTAGGCTCAAGGAAAAAAAGAATCGCATTAGGTTCAGGTACCCAAATTCAAGATGTTAATCGGCTTTTAAAGCAGTATGAACAAATGCAAAAAATGATGAAAAAGTTTACAAAGCCCGGGGGGCTTAAACAGATGATGCGCGGAATAAAGGGATTTCCGGGTTTAAAAGGGATGCTACCGGATGAATTTAAATAA
- a CDS encoding HlyC/CorC family transporter, with protein MDLSLIILFLILIILIGVSAFFSGSEIGMMSLNRYRLRHLAKNKNKQAIRVSKLLSRPEKLLGVILIGSTLANIVASMVATLIGQQLYGNAGVAIATILLTLVILVISEMLPKTLAALYPQQIAFAASFLLANLQKLMSPLIHVVSWITNSLLKLFGFSMDQAQREALTADELRSVVNEAEGLLPLGHKSMLIGLLDLEKATVEDIMIPKADIVGIDLNKSWHEILDQLETAQHTRLPLYKESIDQLIGIVHVRSILNLSLEERLDKETLVKIADVPYFIPEETPLSTQILNFQKVKKRSSFVVDEYGDLQGLVTLEDILEEVVGEFTTDIATLGKDIIEQDDGTVIVDASITLRQLKRLLGWQLPALGPRTLSGLIIEYLGYIPPADCCLQIEAYQIEILKVSDNMIKTVRMKKINAKKNKNYI; from the coding sequence GTGGATCTCTCCTTAATTATATTATTTTTGATTTTAATTATCTTAATTGGTGTTTCTGCTTTTTTTTCAGGCTCTGAAATAGGGATGATGTCTTTAAATCGTTATCGCCTGCGTCACCTAGCTAAAAATAAGAACAAACAGGCAATTCGCGTAAGTAAGTTGTTATCACGTCCTGAAAAATTACTTGGTGTTATTCTAATTGGTAGTACTTTAGCGAATATTGTTGCCTCCATGGTAGCAACTCTAATTGGCCAACAGTTATATGGCAATGCAGGTGTTGCCATCGCTACTATTTTACTAACCCTAGTTATTTTAGTCATTTCAGAGATGCTGCCTAAAACGCTTGCTGCTTTGTATCCCCAGCAGATTGCTTTTGCTGCATCTTTTTTATTAGCAAACTTGCAAAAATTGATGTCGCCTTTAATCCATGTTGTCAGTTGGATTACAAATAGTTTGTTAAAGTTATTTGGCTTCTCTATGGATCAAGCTCAACGTGAAGCTTTAACGGCAGATGAATTACGTTCTGTTGTTAATGAGGCCGAAGGCTTATTGCCGCTAGGGCATAAAAGTATGTTGATTGGCTTGCTTGATTTAGAAAAAGCAACGGTAGAAGATATTATGATTCCTAAAGCAGATATTGTGGGTATTGATTTAAATAAATCGTGGCATGAAATACTTGATCAACTTGAAACAGCGCAACATACTCGCTTACCCCTTTATAAAGAAAGTATTGATCAGCTCATTGGTATCGTTCATGTACGAAGTATTCTTAATTTAAGTTTAGAAGAGCGCTTAGATAAAGAAACATTGGTGAAAATAGCTGATGTACCTTATTTTATTCCTGAAGAAACGCCATTAAGTACACAGATACTCAATTTTCAAAAAGTAAAAAAGCGCAGCTCTTTTGTTGTTGATGAATATGGCGACTTACAAGGATTAGTTACCTTAGAAGATATACTTGAAGAAGTAGTGGGCGAGTTTACAACCGATATTGCCACCTTGGGTAAAGATATTATTGAGCAAGATGATGGAACAGTTATCGTTGATGCAAGTATTACACTTAGGCAATTAAAGCGCTTGTTAGGTTGGCAATTACCTGCGCTTGGCCCACGCACATTAAGTGGACTTATTATAGAGTATTTAGGATATATTCCACCGGCTGATTGCTGTTTGCAAATAGAAGCCTATCAAATAGAAATTTTAAAAGTTAGTGATAATATGATTAAAACGGTCCGAATGAAAAAAATTAATGCGAAGAAAAATAAAAATTATATTTAA
- a CDS encoding outer membrane protein, translating to MKKIALFTTTLFITGAVSASTAVNSWYISAFGGYTYLPSNIKTLYYGHLFSDVHYLNGYNVGGSIGYQCNPLRYEFQYTYLSADNDRYRVDHKKELNIDGGTKANVLMTNLYYDFPEMLTSITPFLGAGIGYAFMHATLNSTSRYALPHFNINVNSFAYQGMGGLSYSFTENFAINAAYRYLATTNTGRWGKTLQAQMGNVAAVYRF from the coding sequence ATGAAAAAAATTGCGCTATTTACTACTACTTTATTTATTACTGGAGCTGTCTCTGCCTCAACTGCAGTTAATAGCTGGTATATTAGCGCCTTTGGTGGCTATACCTACTTACCTTCTAATATAAAAACACTCTATTATGGACACTTGTTCTCTGATGTGCATTATCTTAATGGCTATAACGTTGGTGGTAGCATTGGATATCAATGCAATCCTCTTCGTTATGAATTTCAATATACTTACCTAAGTGCAGATAATGATCGCTATAGAGTAGATCATAAAAAAGAATTGAATATTGATGGCGGTACTAAAGCAAATGTCTTGATGACAAATCTTTATTATGATTTTCCTGAAATGTTGACTTCAATTACTCCCTTTCTTGGAGCAGGTATAGGTTATGCCTTTATGCATGCTACCTTAAACAGCACAAGCCGTTATGCGCTACCTCATTTCAACATAAATGTAAACTCTTTTGCTTATCAGGGCATGGGAGGGTTGAGTTATAGTTTTACAGAAAATTTTGCAATCAATGCAGCATATCGTTATTTGGCCACAACTAATACTGGTAGGTGGGGCAAAACGCTTCAAGCACAAATGGGTAATGTTGCAGCAGTGTATCGTTTTTGA